The following proteins come from a genomic window of Achromobacter sp. AONIH1:
- a CDS encoding branched-chain amino acid ABC transporter substrate-binding protein: MKFLHRLTPVAVALGALALAGSVHAADTIKIGIPQPMTGPNTQYGDQIQAGALTAIETINAKGGVKGKKLEPILIDDGCEPKQAVPAANRVVNSGAKFAVAHACSGVTVAAVNVYEQEGIVGITPGATSPLVTDTIKPHYFFRTIGRDDQQGPYAARYIAKTLKPQKVAVLHDKQTYGSGVATQVKDTLTKEGVNVALFEGINVGDSDYSAIITKLKSAGVDLVYFGGYHPELGLLLRQSREQGLKVQFMGPEGTANQDLVAIAGPAIEGLLVTLPADFTKLPGNESIVKAFKDAKRDPDGAFQMPAYAAVQILADSITAVGEDPAKVADYMHKTTFNTGIGKVEYDAKGDLKNFEFAVYKWDKNGKKTQL; the protein is encoded by the coding sequence ATGAAGTTTCTGCATCGCCTTACCCCGGTAGCCGTCGCGCTTGGGGCGCTTGCCCTGGCAGGTTCCGTGCATGCCGCCGACACCATCAAGATCGGCATCCCCCAGCCGATGACCGGCCCCAACACCCAGTACGGCGACCAGATCCAGGCTGGCGCGCTGACCGCCATCGAAACGATCAACGCCAAGGGCGGCGTCAAGGGCAAGAAGCTCGAACCCATCCTCATCGACGACGGCTGCGAACCGAAGCAGGCCGTGCCGGCCGCCAACCGCGTGGTCAACTCCGGTGCCAAGTTCGCCGTGGCGCATGCGTGCTCGGGCGTGACCGTGGCCGCCGTGAACGTCTACGAACAGGAAGGCATCGTCGGCATCACTCCGGGCGCCACCTCGCCGCTGGTGACCGACACCATCAAGCCGCACTATTTCTTCCGCACGATCGGCCGCGACGACCAGCAAGGTCCGTATGCCGCCCGCTACATCGCCAAGACCCTCAAGCCGCAGAAGGTTGCCGTGCTGCATGACAAGCAGACCTACGGCTCGGGCGTGGCCACCCAGGTCAAGGACACGCTGACCAAGGAAGGCGTGAACGTCGCGCTGTTCGAAGGCATCAACGTCGGCGACAGCGACTATTCGGCCATCATCACCAAGCTCAAGTCGGCCGGCGTGGACCTGGTCTACTTCGGCGGCTACCACCCCGAGCTGGGCCTGCTGCTGCGCCAGTCGCGCGAACAGGGCCTGAAGGTCCAGTTCATGGGTCCGGAAGGCACCGCCAACCAGGACCTGGTGGCGATCGCCGGCCCGGCCATCGAAGGCCTGCTGGTCACGCTGCCCGCCGACTTCACCAAGCTGCCGGGCAACGAAAGCATCGTCAAGGCCTTCAAGGACGCCAAGCGCGATCCGGACGGCGCCTTCCAGATGCCGGCCTATGCCGCCGTCCAGATCCTGGCCGACAGCATCACCGCGGTGGGCGAAGATCCCGCCAAGGTGGCCGACTACATGCACAAGACCACCTTCAACACCGGCATCGGCAAGGTCGAGTACGACGCCAAGGGTGATTTGAAGAACTTCGAGTTCGCCGTCTACAAGTGGGACAAGAACGGAAAGAAGACCCAGCTGTAA
- a CDS encoding aspartate/glutamate racemase family protein, with translation MAGAAFALRLAALTPADVDQQHIPTLLRNDPRIPDRSSAYMAGGENPLPYMVEGVRFLERAGAQLIAIPCNTAHLWYDQITAATRLPVLHIIEAVIDDLRRLGLPKGRIGLMGTAATLKLGLYQRHLEAQGYECLVPDEDEVERYCMGSIRAVKGNQLEQAYSPAAECIARLKARGADAVVLGCTELPLAVPHALRPGLGITLTDSIDALARAAIDRYLADAPHARIAA, from the coding sequence ATGGCCGGCGCCGCTTTCGCCTTGCGCCTGGCGGCGCTCACGCCCGCCGATGTCGACCAGCAGCACATTCCCACACTGCTGCGCAACGATCCCCGCATCCCCGACCGCTCCAGCGCCTACATGGCCGGCGGCGAGAATCCCCTGCCCTACATGGTCGAAGGCGTGCGCTTCCTGGAACGCGCGGGCGCGCAGTTGATCGCCATCCCGTGCAATACCGCGCACCTCTGGTATGACCAGATCACGGCCGCCACCCGGCTGCCGGTGCTGCACATCATCGAGGCGGTCATCGACGACCTGCGCCGGCTCGGCCTGCCCAAGGGCCGCATCGGGCTGATGGGCACCGCGGCCACGCTCAAGCTGGGCCTGTACCAGCGCCATCTCGAGGCACAGGGCTATGAATGCCTGGTGCCCGACGAGGACGAGGTCGAGCGCTATTGCATGGGCTCGATCCGCGCCGTGAAAGGCAATCAGCTCGAACAGGCCTACTCGCCGGCGGCCGAGTGCATCGCGCGCCTGAAGGCGCGCGGCGCCGACGCCGTGGTCCTGGGCTGCACCGAGCTGCCGCTGGCCGTGCCGCACGCGCTGCGTCCCGGCCTGGGCATCACGCTCACCGATTCGATCGATGCGCTGGCGCGCGCCGCCATCGACCGCTACCTGGCCGACGCGCCGCACGCCCGCATCGCGGCCTGA
- a CDS encoding queuosine precursor transporter, which yields MSAQASRYEAMRAPQFAVAVLCMLLVVVGSNILVQVPLNDWLTWGGLSYPVAFLVTDVLNRRFGPSAARRVAWFGFAAALVVSFWVASPRIALASGLAYICAQLVDIQVFDRLRDQRWWRAPLISGVLGAVLDTAVFFSVAFAATGTPWLTWMAGDLAIKLAVNISMLAPFRALMWNLAKPANA from the coding sequence ATGAGCGCGCAGGCGAGCCGCTACGAAGCCATGCGCGCGCCGCAGTTCGCGGTGGCGGTACTGTGCATGCTGCTGGTGGTGGTCGGTTCCAACATCCTGGTGCAGGTGCCGCTGAACGACTGGCTGACCTGGGGCGGGCTGTCCTATCCGGTGGCGTTCCTGGTCACCGACGTGCTGAACCGCCGTTTCGGTCCATCGGCGGCGCGGCGCGTGGCCTGGTTCGGTTTCGCCGCCGCGCTGGTCGTCTCGTTCTGGGTGGCCTCGCCGCGCATCGCGCTGGCCTCGGGTCTGGCCTATATCTGCGCGCAACTGGTCGACATCCAGGTCTTCGACCGTCTGCGCGACCAGCGCTGGTGGCGCGCGCCGTTGATTTCAGGCGTGTTGGGCGCGGTGCTGGATACGGCCGTGTTCTTCAGCGTGGCCTTCGCCGCCACGGGCACGCCCTGGCTGACCTGGATGGCGGGCGATCTGGCGATCAAGCTGGCGGTCAACATCAGCATGCTGGCGCCGTTCCGCGCGCTGATGTGGAACCTGGCCAAGCCGGCCAACGCCTGA
- the livH gene encoding high-affinity branched-chain amino acid ABC transporter permease LivH, whose protein sequence is MSDLIPQLTQQFFNGLSLGAIYALIAIGYTMVYGIIGMINFAHGEIYMIGAYVGLVTLTSIGTNSGLPVPFIIAAMLLVAIVVTGIYGFSVERVAYRPVRNSPRLVALISAIGMSIFLQNWVALGQGARDMAVPSLVSGAVQFHMGSDFDVTVPYSRIMIIVVTVVLMVGLTLFIKYSRMGRASRACSQDMHMANLLGIDTNRVISFTFVMGAILAAVGGVLIAITIGKLNPFIGFLAGIKAFTAAVLGGIGSIPGAMLGGVLLGLAETFAAAYISSQYKDIVAFSLLVLILLFRPTGLLGKPEVEKV, encoded by the coding sequence ATGTCTGACCTCATACCCCAACTTACCCAGCAATTCTTCAACGGATTGTCTCTGGGCGCGATCTACGCGTTGATCGCCATCGGCTACACAATGGTCTACGGCATCATCGGTATGATCAATTTCGCCCACGGCGAAATCTATATGATCGGCGCCTATGTCGGCCTGGTCACCTTGACCTCCATCGGCACCAACAGCGGCTTGCCCGTGCCTTTCATCATCGCCGCCATGCTGCTCGTGGCCATCGTGGTCACCGGCATCTACGGCTTTTCCGTCGAACGCGTGGCTTACCGGCCGGTGCGCAACAGCCCCAGGCTGGTCGCGCTGATCTCGGCCATCGGCATGTCGATCTTCCTGCAGAACTGGGTCGCGCTGGGCCAGGGCGCCCGCGACATGGCCGTGCCGTCGCTGGTTTCCGGCGCGGTGCAGTTCCACATGGGATCCGACTTCGATGTCACGGTGCCGTATTCGCGCATCATGATCATCGTGGTGACCGTGGTGCTGATGGTGGGCCTGACGCTGTTCATCAAGTACTCACGCATGGGCCGTGCCTCGCGCGCCTGCTCGCAGGACATGCACATGGCCAACCTGCTCGGCATCGACACCAACCGGGTGATCTCCTTCACGTTCGTGATGGGCGCGATCCTGGCGGCGGTGGGCGGCGTACTGATCGCCATCACCATCGGCAAGCTCAATCCCTTCATCGGCTTCCTCGCCGGCATCAAGGCCTTCACGGCGGCGGTGCTGGGCGGCATCGGCAGCATCCCCGGCGCCATGCTGGGCGGCGTGTTGCTGGGCCTGGCCGAGACCTTCGCGGCAGCCTACATCTCGTCGCAGTACAAGGACATCGTGGCGTTCTCGCTGCTGGTCCTGATCCTGCTGTTCCGTCCCACCGGGCTGTTGGGCAAACCTGAGGTGGAAAAAGTCTGA
- a CDS encoding high-affinity branched-chain amino acid ABC transporter permease LivM: MSNNNLKNATMAAVLTAVIVTPVFGLQLIRQGARTTMESNWSLVALAAAVVFVFQLLRPWLAKPFQKLKTGLPTLPSSPAKSNKLLVLLILAAAVIWPFFAGRSSVDIATLVLIYVMLGLGLNIVVGFAGLLDLGFVGFYAVGAYTYALLYHWGGWSFWEALPFSGAMAALFGFILGFPVLRLRGDYLAIVTLGFGEMIRLLLINLNTLTGGPDGISGIPKPSVFGLEMTRRASTEGGTTFHDFFGLTFQNQHMVIYLYMMALLLALVTLFVSTRLIRMPVGRAWEALREDEIACRSLGLNPTRIKLSAFTLGATFAGFGGAFFAARQGMVNPESFTFIESALILAIVVLGGMGSQVGVILAAVLLTVLPELAREFAEYRMLMFGLVMVLMMMWRPQGLLPMKRPHVELSK; encoded by the coding sequence ATGTCGAACAACAATCTGAAAAACGCCACGATGGCGGCGGTGCTGACCGCCGTCATCGTCACCCCCGTCTTTGGCCTGCAGCTGATCCGCCAGGGCGCGCGCACCACGATGGAGTCCAACTGGTCGCTGGTGGCGCTTGCCGCCGCGGTCGTGTTCGTGTTCCAGCTGTTGCGCCCCTGGCTGGCCAAGCCGTTCCAGAAACTGAAGACGGGCCTGCCGACCCTGCCGTCGTCGCCGGCCAAGAGCAACAAGCTGCTGGTGCTGCTGATCCTGGCGGCCGCCGTGATCTGGCCGTTCTTTGCCGGCCGCAGCTCGGTCGACATCGCCACGCTGGTGCTGATCTACGTGATGCTGGGCCTGGGCCTGAACATCGTGGTGGGTTTCGCCGGGCTGCTGGACCTGGGTTTCGTCGGCTTCTATGCCGTCGGCGCCTATACCTACGCCTTGCTGTACCACTGGGGCGGCTGGAGCTTCTGGGAAGCGCTGCCGTTCTCGGGCGCGATGGCCGCGCTGTTCGGCTTCATCCTGGGCTTTCCGGTGCTGCGCCTGCGCGGCGACTACCTGGCCATCGTGACGCTGGGCTTCGGCGAGATGATCCGCCTGCTGCTGATCAACCTGAACACGCTGACCGGCGGTCCGGACGGCATCTCGGGCATTCCGAAGCCGTCGGTGTTCGGCCTGGAAATGACGCGTCGCGCCAGCACCGAGGGCGGCACCACGTTCCACGACTTCTTCGGCCTGACGTTCCAGAATCAGCACATGGTGATCTATCTGTACATGATGGCCCTGCTGCTGGCGCTGGTTACGCTGTTCGTGTCCACGCGCCTGATCCGCATGCCGGTCGGCCGCGCCTGGGAAGCCCTGCGCGAGGATGAGATCGCCTGCCGTTCGCTGGGCCTGAACCCCACCCGCATCAAGCTGTCCGCGTTCACGCTGGGCGCGACCTTCGCCGGCTTTGGCGGCGCGTTCTTCGCGGCCCGCCAGGGCATGGTGAATCCGGAGTCCTTCACCTTCATCGAATCGGCGCTGATCCTGGCCATCGTGGTGCTGGGCGGCATGGGTTCGCAGGTGGGCGTGATCCTGGCGGCGGTGTTGCTGACCGTGCTGCCCGAGCTGGCGCGCGAGTTCGCCGAGTACCGCATGCTGATGTTCGGCCTGGTGATGGTGTTGATGATGATGTGGCGTCCGCAGGGGTTGTTGCCCATGAAGCGTCCCCACGTGGAGCTGTCCAAATGA
- the livG gene encoding high-affinity branched-chain amino acid ABC transporter ATP-binding protein LivG: MSEALLKVSGLTMRFGGLLAVDSVAFEVKSDEVFAIIGPNGAGKTTVFNCVGGFYAPTAGEILMDGKAITGLPSHKVARHGLVRTFQNVRLFKQLTVLENLLVAQHTQVEARLLPGLLKLKSYRQSEADALARAAQWLDFMGLREFANREAGNLAYGHQRRLEIARCMITKPRLLMLDEPAAGLNPQEKRDLQSLIDQLRREFGVAVLLIEHDMSLIMGISDRILVMEHGKPITTGTPEQVRNDERVIKAYLGEE, from the coding sequence ATGAGCGAGGCGTTGCTTAAAGTATCCGGACTGACCATGCGGTTCGGCGGTCTGCTGGCCGTCGACAGCGTGGCCTTCGAAGTCAAATCCGACGAGGTATTCGCCATCATCGGCCCGAACGGGGCCGGCAAGACCACGGTGTTCAACTGCGTGGGCGGTTTTTACGCGCCCACCGCGGGCGAGATCCTGATGGACGGCAAGGCCATCACCGGCCTGCCCAGCCACAAGGTCGCGCGCCACGGGCTGGTGCGCACGTTCCAGAACGTGCGCCTGTTCAAGCAGCTGACCGTGTTGGAAAACCTGCTGGTCGCCCAGCACACCCAGGTCGAGGCGCGCCTGCTGCCGGGCCTGCTCAAGCTCAAGTCCTATCGCCAGTCGGAAGCCGATGCGCTGGCGCGCGCGGCGCAATGGCTGGACTTCATGGGCCTGCGCGAGTTCGCCAACCGCGAGGCCGGCAACCTGGCCTACGGCCACCAACGCCGCCTGGAGATCGCGCGCTGCATGATCACCAAGCCGCGCCTGCTCATGCTGGACGAGCCGGCCGCCGGCCTGAACCCGCAGGAAAAGCGCGATCTGCAATCGCTCATCGACCAGCTGCGCCGCGAGTTCGGCGTGGCGGTGCTGCTCATCGAGCACGACATGAGCCTGATCATGGGCATCTCCGACCGCATCCTGGTCATGGAGCACGGCAAGCCCATCACTACCGGCACCCCCGAGCAGGTGCGCAACGACGAGCGCGTCATCAAGGCGTACCTGGGGGAGGAATAA
- a CDS encoding DUF423 domain-containing protein: protein MTDRQLTILAALNLMVAVGAGAFGAHGLKRIVSPELLAVWQTGVLYHLIHALGILAVALLGARYGSPLLSAAGLVMFAGIVLFSGSLYLLALTGTHWLGAVTPLGGVAFLASWAMVALAAYRSQG, encoded by the coding sequence ATGACAGACCGGCAGCTCACGATACTCGCGGCATTGAACCTCATGGTGGCCGTGGGCGCGGGCGCCTTCGGCGCGCACGGGCTCAAGCGCATCGTCAGCCCCGAGCTGCTCGCCGTCTGGCAGACGGGCGTGCTGTACCATCTGATCCATGCGCTGGGCATTTTGGCGGTCGCCCTGCTCGGCGCGCGCTATGGCTCGCCCCTGTTGTCGGCCGCCGGTCTGGTGATGTTCGCCGGCATCGTGCTTTTTTCCGGCAGCCTGTATCTGCTCGCGCTGACCGGCACGCACTGGCTGGGCGCGGTCACGCCGCTGGGCGGCGTCGCCTTCCTGGCCTCCTGGGCCATGGTTGCGCTGGCCGCCTACCGCAGCCAGGGCTGA
- a CDS encoding PQQ-dependent sugar dehydrogenase, producing the protein MPPRAAATLSVFLSGAVLAACAWSATARAEPVSAGTGIPPAAPTQVTPVAGGLEHPWAMAFLPDGGILITERPGNLRLLRIPGGLSAPLKGVPKVAAQGQGGLLDVALSPDFAKDRLVYLSYAEAGDGRAGTAVGRGRLADDGARLEDFRVLFRQEPKLSEGLHFGSRLVLDGKGHLYIALGENNQRSTAQDLGKLQGKVVRIRADGSVPPDNPFVGKAGARPEIWSYGHRNPQGMALNPWSGELWESEHGPRGGDEVNLIKPGLNYGWPLATYGIDYSGQPIPEARGQTLPGMESPLYWWPKSPAISGMAFYDAPRFPAWRHSLFIGALAERNLIRLTLDGDKVVAQERLLGERGKRIRDVRVGPDGHVYVLTDESPGELLRIAPAGG; encoded by the coding sequence ATGCCGCCTCGTGCCGCCGCAACGCTGTCCGTCTTCCTTTCCGGCGCCGTGCTTGCGGCCTGCGCCTGGTCCGCAACCGCGCGCGCCGAGCCGGTGTCGGCCGGCACCGGGATCCCGCCCGCCGCGCCGACCCAGGTCACGCCCGTGGCGGGCGGCCTGGAACATCCCTGGGCCATGGCCTTTCTGCCCGATGGCGGCATCCTCATCACCGAACGCCCCGGCAATCTGCGGCTGCTGCGCATTCCCGGCGGCCTGTCCGCGCCCTTAAAAGGCGTACCCAAGGTGGCCGCGCAGGGGCAGGGCGGCCTGCTCGACGTGGCCTTGTCGCCGGATTTCGCCAAGGACCGCCTGGTCTACCTGTCCTATGCCGAGGCCGGCGACGGCCGCGCCGGTACAGCCGTGGGGCGCGGCCGTCTGGCCGATGACGGGGCCCGCCTGGAGGATTTCCGCGTCCTGTTCCGGCAGGAGCCCAAGCTGTCCGAGGGGCTGCATTTCGGTTCCCGCCTGGTGCTGGACGGCAAAGGGCATCTTTACATCGCGCTGGGCGAGAACAACCAGCGCTCCACCGCGCAAGACCTGGGCAAGCTGCAGGGCAAGGTGGTGCGCATCCGGGCCGACGGCTCGGTGCCGCCGGACAATCCCTTCGTGGGCAAGGCCGGCGCGCGCCCCGAGATCTGGTCCTATGGCCACCGCAATCCGCAGGGCATGGCGTTGAACCCCTGGTCCGGCGAGCTGTGGGAAAGCGAGCATGGGCCGCGCGGCGGCGACGAGGTCAATCTGATCAAGCCGGGGCTGAACTACGGCTGGCCCCTGGCGACCTACGGCATCGACTATTCCGGCCAGCCCATCCCCGAGGCGCGCGGCCAGACGCTGCCGGGCATGGAGTCGCCGCTGTATTGGTGGCCGAAGTCGCCCGCCATCAGCGGCATGGCGTTCTACGACGCGCCCAGGTTTCCGGCCTGGCGTCATTCGCTCTTCATCGGCGCGCTGGCCGAGCGTAATCTGATCCGGCTGACGCTGGACGGCGACAAGGTGGTGGCGCAGGAACGCCTGCTGGGCGAGCGCGGCAAGCGGATCCGGGACGTGCGGGTCGGACCGGACGGCCATGTGTATGTATTGACGGACGAATCGCCGGGCGAGCTGCTGCGCATCGCGCCGGCGGGGGGATGA
- a CDS encoding glutathione S-transferase family protein, protein MKTYELIGSAGCGSAIVEMALALANVPYTLEDVPYLKPGPQRDRLLRLNPLGQVPTLVTPDGEVMTESAAMILHLHDVAPQAGLAPLPDQPERARFLNLLIRLVAAIYPTFTYGDNPPQWTTEGAPADLLRERVHTRRAELWQELERQAGAPHMLGERFSALDLYVAVMTRWRPGPAWFESVCPALTAVAREAGRNPAVARALRRNFPPPTE, encoded by the coding sequence ATGAAGACCTACGAACTGATCGGATCGGCCGGCTGCGGTTCCGCCATCGTCGAGATGGCGCTGGCGCTGGCCAATGTGCCGTACACGCTGGAAGACGTGCCTTACCTGAAGCCGGGGCCGCAGCGCGACCGCCTGCTGCGCCTGAATCCGCTAGGCCAGGTGCCGACGCTGGTGACGCCGGACGGTGAGGTCATGACAGAAAGCGCGGCCATGATCCTGCATCTGCACGACGTGGCGCCGCAGGCCGGCCTGGCGCCGTTGCCCGACCAGCCCGAGCGCGCGCGCTTCCTGAACCTGCTGATCCGGTTGGTCGCGGCCATCTATCCTACCTTCACCTATGGCGACAATCCGCCGCAATGGACCACGGAAGGCGCGCCCGCCGACCTGCTGCGCGAGCGCGTGCACACGCGCCGCGCCGAACTGTGGCAGGAGCTGGAGCGGCAGGCCGGCGCGCCGCACATGCTGGGCGAGCGGTTTTCGGCGCTGGACCTGTACGTGGCCGTGATGACGCGCTGGCGTCCGGGGCCGGCCTGGTTTGAATCGGTCTGCCCGGCCTTGACGGCGGTGGCGCGCGAGGCGGGACGCAATCCGGCCGTGGCTCGCGCGCTGCGTCGCAACTTCCCTCCGCCCACCGAATAG
- a CDS encoding ABC transporter ATP-binding protein: MLKLENIHTYYGAIQALNGVSVDVNKGEIVTLIGANGAGKTTLLMTVCGNPRAKEGKITFEGEDITHKDTHHIMRNGIAISPEGRRVFKDLTVAENLMMGGFFAKRDEIHEGIDHVYGLFPRLKERASQRAGLMSGGEQQMLAIGRALMTRPRLLLLDEPTLGLAPLVIAQIFDIIREIREQGVTVFLVEQNANKALQVADRGYVLENGRVVLQDTGANLLVNDEVRKAYLGG, encoded by the coding sequence ATGCTGAAGCTGGAAAACATACACACCTACTACGGCGCCATCCAGGCGCTGAATGGCGTGTCGGTGGATGTCAACAAGGGCGAGATCGTCACCCTGATCGGCGCCAACGGCGCCGGCAAGACCACGCTGCTCATGACCGTCTGCGGCAATCCCAGGGCCAAGGAAGGCAAGATCACGTTCGAGGGCGAGGACATCACCCACAAGGACACGCACCACATCATGCGCAACGGCATCGCCATTTCTCCGGAAGGGCGGCGCGTGTTCAAGGACCTGACGGTCGCCGAGAACCTGATGATGGGCGGCTTCTTCGCCAAGCGCGACGAAATCCACGAGGGCATCGACCACGTCTACGGCCTGTTCCCCCGGCTGAAGGAGCGCGCCAGCCAGCGCGCCGGCCTGATGTCCGGCGGCGAGCAGCAGATGCTGGCCATCGGCCGCGCGCTGATGACCCGTCCGCGCCTGCTGCTACTGGATGAGCCCACGCTGGGCCTGGCGCCGCTGGTGATCGCGCAGATCTTCGACATCATCCGCGAGATCCGCGAGCAGGGCGTGACGGTGTTCCTGGTCGAGCAGAACGCCAACAAGGCGCTGCAGGTGGCCGACCGTGGCTATGTGCTGGAGAACGGCCGCGTGGTGCTGCAGGACACGGGCGCCAATCTGCTGGTCAATGACGAGGTCCGCAAAGCCTACTTGGGCGGCTGA
- a CDS encoding glutathione S-transferase family protein → MKLYYMPGACSLASHIVLEWLGKPYETHKLSRDELKGPEFLKINPLGAVPALADGDWTLTQNVAILEYLAEQAPQSKLMGDGSARSRAEVRRWLGFINSDLHKTFSLVFAPMRFLSEEGAQKELAANASKLLSKLFAQLDAQLAGKSYLVGADPSVADAYLYVVLTWAHGKQVDLTGLDNLAAFFKRMQENSGVKAARKAEGLE, encoded by the coding sequence ATGAAACTGTACTACATGCCTGGCGCATGCTCGCTCGCTTCCCACATCGTGCTGGAATGGCTGGGCAAGCCCTATGAAACGCACAAGCTCAGCCGCGACGAGCTCAAGGGTCCGGAATTCCTGAAGATCAATCCGCTGGGCGCGGTCCCCGCGCTGGCCGACGGCGACTGGACCCTGACGCAGAACGTCGCCATCCTCGAATACCTGGCCGAACAGGCCCCGCAAAGCAAGCTGATGGGCGACGGCAGCGCGCGCTCCCGCGCCGAAGTACGCCGCTGGCTGGGCTTCATCAACTCCGACCTGCACAAGACCTTCTCGCTGGTCTTCGCGCCGATGCGCTTCCTGTCCGAGGAAGGCGCGCAGAAGGAACTGGCCGCCAACGCGTCCAAGCTGCTCTCCAAGCTGTTCGCGCAGCTCGATGCCCAGCTGGCCGGCAAGTCCTACCTGGTGGGCGCCGACCCCAGCGTGGCCGATGCCTATCTCTACGTGGTGCTGACCTGGGCGCATGGCAAGCAGGTCGACCTGACCGGCCTGGACAATCTGGCCGCGTTCTTCAAGCGCATGCAGGAAAACAGCGGCGTGAAGGCCGCTCGCAAGGCCGAAGGCCTGGAGTAA
- a CDS encoding DMT family transporter produces MSSATLPTARPSSAAAGIACVMAGIFFLTLSDANAKWLGASYHPLQILFLRALIALPVVTALALWLGGRRVLRTGHLRLHLARGAINVVSACCFYLGLNSLPLAEATAIAFAAPLFVTALSVFVLKERVDSRRWLAVLAGFAGVLIIVRPGTDAFQAATLLPLTTAMLYAVMMTTARGISPSEGMLTTTFYIVAGQFLCSILTLPWVWQAPAIGDLPYFAGVALFSTLGLTLITQAFRIAPASVVAPFDYTGLIWATVLGWVFWREAPDALAYLGAAFIAGSGIYIALREARSKPRRGKR; encoded by the coding sequence ATGTCCTCCGCCACCCTGCCTACCGCCCGTCCCTCTTCCGCCGCCGCCGGCATCGCCTGTGTGATGGCCGGCATCTTCTTCCTTACGCTCAGCGATGCCAACGCCAAGTGGCTGGGCGCCAGCTATCACCCGCTGCAAATCCTGTTCCTGCGGGCGCTGATCGCCCTGCCGGTGGTCACGGCGCTGGCGCTATGGCTGGGCGGCCGCCGCGTCTTGCGCACCGGGCATCTGCGCCTGCACCTGGCGCGCGGCGCGATCAACGTGGTGTCGGCCTGTTGTTTCTACCTCGGCCTGAATTCCTTGCCATTGGCCGAGGCGACGGCGATCGCCTTCGCCGCGCCGCTGTTCGTGACGGCGTTGTCGGTGTTCGTGCTGAAAGAGCGCGTCGACAGCCGCCGCTGGCTGGCGGTGCTGGCGGGCTTCGCAGGCGTGCTGATCATCGTGCGGCCCGGCACCGATGCATTCCAGGCCGCCACGCTGCTGCCGCTGACCACTGCGATGCTGTACGCGGTCATGATGACCACGGCGCGCGGCATCAGCCCCAGCGAAGGCATGCTCACCACCACCTTCTACATCGTGGCCGGCCAGTTCCTGTGCAGCATCCTCACCCTGCCCTGGGTCTGGCAGGCGCCGGCCATCGGCGACCTGCCCTATTTCGCGGGCGTGGCGCTGTTCAGCACGCTGGGGCTGACGCTGATCACGCAGGCGTTCCGCATCGCCCCGGCCTCCGTGGTGGCGCCGTTCGACTACACCGGCCTGATCTGGGCCACCGTGCTGGGCTGGGTGTTCTGGCGCGAGGCGCCCGACGCGCTGGCCTATCTGGGCGCCGCCTTCATCGCCGGCAGCGGCATCTACATCGCCTTGCGCGAGGCTCGCTCGAAGCCGCGCCGCGGCAAGCGCTGA